A stretch of the Massilia sp. W12 genome encodes the following:
- a CDS encoding PEP-CTERM sorting domain-containing protein yields the protein MRISTLCAAILSLACASAHAAPITFFGEDINRTASGPGMEDARRIFHPLADAARNGFMQKLHNVKTENFESFASNTMINTLQFGDTSATLSKPLQVKNVVNGTFNGTYPISGNQFLLQAVGASEQFRINFSAPQVAFGFYMTDIEVPGNFSLRFHGVDGRNVDYAVPTRANAGGANNTGSVAYFGMIDKDAPFSGVTFVRNQNRNDGFGFDDMTIGNLSQVSNVPEAESWAMMGLGLLALGAFARKRKQAA from the coding sequence ATGCGTATTTCTACGCTGTGCGCCGCTATTCTCTCCCTCGCATGCGCCAGTGCGCACGCTGCCCCGATCACTTTTTTCGGTGAAGACATCAACCGCACCGCCAGCGGCCCCGGTATGGAAGATGCGCGTCGCATTTTCCATCCGCTGGCGGATGCCGCCCGCAACGGCTTTATGCAAAAGTTGCACAATGTGAAGACGGAAAATTTTGAAAGCTTCGCCTCCAACACCATGATCAACACCCTGCAGTTTGGCGATACCTCGGCCACACTGTCCAAGCCGCTGCAAGTCAAAAATGTGGTGAACGGCACGTTCAACGGCACCTATCCGATTTCCGGCAATCAATTCCTGCTGCAAGCGGTCGGCGCCAGCGAACAATTCCGCATCAATTTCTCCGCGCCGCAAGTGGCATTCGGTTTCTACATGACCGATATCGAAGTGCCGGGTAATTTCTCGCTGCGTTTCCACGGTGTGGATGGCCGCAATGTGGACTACGCCGTGCCGACCCGCGCCAATGCCGGCGGCGCGAATAACACCGGTTCGGTGGCTTACTTTGGCATGATCGACAAAGACGCGCCGTTTTCCGGCGTGACTTTTGTACGCAATCAAAACCGCAATGATGGCTTTGGCTTTGACGATATGACGATTGGCAATCTGAGCCAGGTGTCGAACGTGCCGGAAGCTGAAAGCTGGGCCATGATGGGCCTGGGCCTGCTGGCCTTGGGCGCCTTTGCGCGCAAACGCAAGCAAGCCGCCTGA
- a CDS encoding TolC family protein yields the protein MPLLNSGRLRHQVQANEAARDAALAQYRKSILQALAEVESALLRIAENQARETSLQNALAHSRRQLQGQTSQWRHGETARFGVLEAQRRLREQEDGLVQAQTQSWLGVLALYKALGGGWE from the coding sequence ATGCCGCTGCTGAATTCCGGGCGCCTGCGGCATCAAGTGCAAGCCAATGAAGCGGCGCGCGATGCAGCGCTGGCGCAATATCGCAAAAGCATATTGCAAGCGCTGGCCGAAGTCGAAAGCGCCTTGCTGCGGATTGCCGAAAATCAGGCGCGCGAAACCAGCCTGCAGAATGCGCTGGCGCATAGCCGGCGCCAATTGCAAGGCCAGACCAGCCAATGGCGTCATGGCGAAACAGCGCGCTTTGGCGTGCTGGAGGCGCAGCGCCGCCTGCGCGAGCAAGAAGATGGTCTGGTGCAGGCGCAGACACAAAGCTGGCTGGGCGTGCTGGCTTTATACAAGGCGCTGGGCGGCGGCTGGGAATAG
- the icmF gene encoding fused isobutyryl-CoA mutase/GTPase IcmF, with protein sequence MTDLSIANQLTEYKPKHKVRFVTAASLFDGHDASINIMRRILQANGAEVIHLGHNRSVDEVVTAALQEDVQGIAVSSYQGGHVEYFKYMIDLLRQRNGAHIKVFGGGGGVIVPAEIADLHEYGVTRIFSPEDGQRMGLQGMILSMIAACDIDLCEYAPQALDVLNGADVPAKHRALAQLITRLENGDAAPALKTALHKAAENCSAPVLGITGTGGAGKSSLTDELIRRLRLDQGDRLNIALISIDPSRRKSGGALLGDRIRMNAIGPWQGKSSVFMRSLATREAGSEISQALPDVIAACKVAGFDLVIVETSGIGQGDAAIVPLVDVSMYVMTPEFGAASQLEKIDMLDFADFVAINKFDRKGALDALRDVAKQYQRNRELFSQRPDDMPVYGTQASRFNDDGVTALYHGMLPKLAALGLKVEAGRLGAVDTRHSSAKHVIVPPARSRYLAEIADTVRGYHKQVNKQVKLARERQQLQEAKRMLLAARKADNVTALDALIEERESHLDAQARQLIAMWPDMQAAYAGDEYVVKIRDKEIRTNLTYKTLSGNKVRKVALPRFEDHGEILRYLMLENVPGSFPYTAGVFAFKREGEDPTRMFAGEGDAFRTNRRFKLVSEGLDAKRLSTAFDSVTLYGADPAIRPDIYGKVGNSGVSIATLDDMKVLYSGFNLCSPSTSVSMTINGPAPTILAMFMNTAIDQQMDKFRADNKREPTADEAAKIREWVLENVRGTVQADILKEDQGQNTCIFSTEFSLKVMGDIQEYFVHHKVRNFYSVSISGYHIAEAGANPISQLAFTLSNGFTFVEAYLARGMHIDDFAPNLSFFFSNGMDPEYTVLGRVARRIWAVAMRDKYGANERSQKLKYHIQTSGRSLHAQEIDFNDIRTTLQALIAIYDNCNSLHTNAYDEAITTPTDESVRRALAIQLIINREWGLAKNENPNQGSFILEELTDLVEEAVLQEFERIAERGGVLGAMETGYQRGKIQEESMYYEHLKHDGSLPIIGVNTFRNPKGDATPATIELARSTEDEKQSQLTRLDEFHSRNKESAAHALANLQRAAIANENVFACLMEAVRVCSLGQITSALFEVGGQYRRNM encoded by the coding sequence ATGACCGACCTTTCCATCGCCAATCAATTGACCGAATACAAACCCAAGCACAAGGTGCGCTTTGTCACCGCAGCCTCGCTGTTCGATGGCCATGACGCCTCGATCAATATCATGCGCCGCATTTTGCAAGCCAATGGCGCCGAAGTGATTCACCTGGGGCATAACCGCTCGGTGGATGAAGTGGTCACCGCCGCATTGCAGGAGGATGTGCAGGGCATCGCCGTTTCCAGCTATCAGGGCGGGCATGTCGAATACTTTAAATACATGATTGATCTGCTGCGCCAGCGCAATGGCGCGCATATCAAAGTGTTTGGCGGCGGCGGCGGGGTGATTGTGCCGGCGGAAATCGCCGATTTGCACGAATATGGCGTGACGCGCATTTTCAGCCCGGAAGACGGTCAGCGCATGGGTTTGCAAGGCATGATTTTGTCCATGATCGCCGCCTGCGACATCGATTTGTGCGAATACGCGCCGCAAGCCTTGGATGTGTTGAACGGCGCGGATGTGCCGGCCAAACATCGCGCCCTGGCGCAACTTATCACCCGCCTGGAAAATGGCGACGCCGCGCCGGCGCTGAAAACCGCCTTGCATAAAGCAGCGGAAAATTGCAGCGCGCCGGTACTGGGCATCACCGGCACCGGCGGCGCCGGTAAATCTTCACTCACGGATGAATTGATCCGCCGCCTGCGCTTAGATCAAGGCGACCGCCTGAATATCGCCCTGATTTCAATTGACCCTTCGCGCCGCAAATCCGGCGGCGCCTTGCTGGGCGACCGCATCCGCATGAATGCGATTGGCCCCTGGCAGGGCAAGAGCAGTGTTTTTATGCGCTCGCTCGCCACACGCGAAGCCGGTTCGGAAATTTCACAAGCGCTGCCGGATGTGATCGCCGCCTGCAAAGTGGCCGGTTTTGATCTGGTGATTGTGGAAACCTCGGGCATTGGCCAGGGCGATGCCGCGATTGTGCCGCTGGTGGATGTGTCGATGTATGTGATGACGCCGGAATTCGGCGCCGCCTCCCAGCTCGAAAAAATCGACATGCTGGACTTCGCCGATTTTGTCGCCATCAATAAATTTGACCGCAAGGGCGCGCTCGACGCCCTGCGCGACGTGGCCAAGCAATATCAGCGCAACCGCGAATTATTCAGCCAGCGCCCGGACGATATGCCGGTGTACGGCACCCAGGCTTCGCGCTTCAATGACGATGGCGTCACCGCGCTGTATCACGGCATGCTGCCCAAGCTGGCCGCGCTGGGCTTGAAAGTCGAAGCGGGCCGCCTGGGCGCGGTCGATACGCGCCACTCCAGCGCCAAGCATGTGATTGTGCCGCCGGCGCGCAGCCGCTATCTGGCGGAAATCGCCGACACCGTGCGCGGCTATCACAAACAAGTCAACAAGCAAGTCAAACTGGCGCGTGAACGTCAGCAATTGCAAGAAGCCAAGCGCATGCTGCTGGCCGCGCGCAAGGCCGACAATGTGACGGCCCTGGACGCGCTGATTGAAGAGCGTGAATCTCATCTGGATGCGCAGGCGCGCCAATTGATTGCGATGTGGCCCGATATGCAAGCCGCCTACGCCGGCGACGAATATGTGGTCAAAATCCGCGACAAGGAAATCCGCACCAATCTGACTTACAAAACCCTGTCCGGCAACAAGGTGCGCAAAGTGGCGCTGCCGCGTTTTGAAGACCATGGCGAAATCCTGCGTTATCTGATGCTGGAAAACGTGCCCGGCTCCTTCCCCTACACCGCCGGCGTGTTCGCCTTCAAACGCGAAGGCGAAGACCCGACCCGGATGTTCGCCGGCGAGGGCGACGCGTTCCGCACCAATCGCCGCTTCAAGCTGGTCTCGGAAGGGCTGGATGCGAAACGCCTTTCGACCGCTTTCGATTCTGTCACCTTATACGGCGCTGACCCGGCGATCCGTCCCGATATTTACGGCAAGGTCGGCAATTCCGGCGTGTCCATCGCCACGCTGGACGATATGAAAGTGCTGTATTCCGGCTTCAATCTGTGCAGCCCCAGCACCTCGGTCTCGATGACCATCAATGGCCCGGCCCCGACCATTCTGGCGATGTTCATGAACACCGCGATTGATCAGCAGATGGATAAATTCCGCGCTGACAATAAGCGCGAGCCGACTGCCGACGAAGCCGCCAAAATTCGCGAATGGGTGCTGGAAAACGTGCGCGGCACAGTGCAGGCCGATATTCTGAAAGAAGATCAGGGACAGAATACCTGCATCTTCTCAACCGAATTCAGCTTGAAGGTGATGGGCGATATTCAGGAATATTTTGTGCATCACAAAGTGCGCAATTTCTATTCCGTTTCGATTTCCGGCTACCACATCGCGGAAGCCGGCGCGAATCCGATTTCGCAACTCGCTTTCACCCTGTCAAACGGCTTCACCTTTGTCGAAGCGTATTTGGCGCGCGGCATGCATATCGACGACTTTGCGCCGAATCTGTCCTTCTTCTTCTCGAATGGCATGGACCCGGAATACACCGTGCTGGGACGCGTCGCGCGCCGCATCTGGGCGGTGGCGATGCGCGATAAATACGGCGCGAATGAGCGCAGCCAAAAGCTGAAATACCATATTCAGACCTCGGGCCGCTCCTTGCATGCGCAGGAAATCGACTTCAACGACATCCGCACCACCTTGCAGGCGCTGATTGCGATTTACGACAATTGCAATTCCCTGCACACCAATGCGTATGACGAAGCGATCACCACGCCGACCGATGAATCGGTGCGGCGCGCGCTGGCGATTCAGCTCATCATCAACCGCGAATGGGGCCTGGCCAAAAATGAAAACCCGAATCAGGGCTCCTTCATTTTGGAAGAGTTGACCGATCTGGTGGAAGAGGCGGTGTTGCAAGAGTTTGAGCGCATCGCCGAGCGTGGCGGCGTGCTGGGCGCAATGGAAACCGGCTACCAGCGCGGCAAGATCCAGGAAGAGTCGATGTATTACGAGCACTTGAAGCATGACGGCTCGCTGCCCATCATCGGCGTGAACACCTTCCGCAATCCGAAAGGGGACGCAACCCCGGCCACGATTGAATTGGCGCGCTCGACCGAGGATGAGAAACAAAGCCAGCTCACACGCCTGGACGAGTTCCACAGCCGCAACAAAGAAAGCGCGGCGCACGCGCTGGCCAATCTGCAGCGCGCTGCGATTGCCAATGAAAACGTGTTCGCCTGTCTGATGGAGGCGGTGCGGGTATGTTCTTTGGGACAGATCACCAGCGCATTGTTTGAAGTCGGCGGGCAGTACCGGCGCAATATGTAA
- a CDS encoding RebB family R body protein: protein MALGNIYQSLAQSIGLSMQNAVQSQQQQQMLSQAASTMGLLQLYGVNDEHPAITVLRKH from the coding sequence ATGGCGCTGGGCAATATCTATCAATCGTTGGCGCAATCCATTGGCCTGAGTATGCAAAACGCGGTGCAGTCGCAGCAGCAACAGCAGATGTTGTCGCAAGCAGCGTCCACCATGGGGCTGCTGCAGTTGTATGGGGTGAATGACGAACATCCGGCGATTACGGTGTTGCGCAAGCATTGA
- a CDS encoding MarR family transcriptional regulator: protein MAPRGFGKTSLLRRIAIAVQQDDSLRQRYIALTFREEQHNVLSLDLFWRNCLQALAEAREDEGADDAEMRELDAMWDRFPPRRLKREEQDGEPAWQAFRAWCETQQRRPLLLVDNLDALLAGLPERQQWHLRSLLQQAGGPWLLAAASRYPEECRDPKAAFHDFFRITTLPPLSQQEVLHCLSELASRRGESGKAVQYIVDNDPGRIAALNTMSGGNPRTLGILYSVLENRMHDDVLQQLQAMLDTFTGWYQARTEELPMQTRAVFDALALHWNPATAATLSELTGLDTSTVSSHLNRLEKTGYVESVALSSKKTGRNGYQVSERFYNIWYLMRHGSRKVKLEVQMLTRFLRTVFSESELLDMARMRTRLGGQSSALLAFAAAIPAEKMRQQLIDMAKQGLGPEDAELDWKNELMEIRKNTRPPRRNKKKEMREYIDDMLNSINSGLPEQAYYTIKIIESSLDKKLASIFWFSIGAALMQKNNSPACIHAFERCLANEFPEPSLNFLLLLEKEKEKYSLYDLLQHALNTAKGVLRSKRNEIMNGLLEKVNSIISSHELTWNDLHLISEIHETILADDANDFSILEKNLRIALKAGLPDIIKSLRKLSSVATDKDSINISISYSFVFGAIFPDAFDFDNFQQEFSRNNFTEELWNVQKSLKLYHSSKGKSEEAFLLWERHLRDTPFVMTYPAIAIIYHQEAWLLEQLEQNGSTELQTIAIALKAHMEGEYVLLQLNPELREVCNELRKDLKILIAPYHARQHYLKLQAENTGL from the coding sequence ATCGCGCCGCGCGGCTTTGGCAAAACTTCTTTGCTGCGCCGCATCGCCATCGCCGTGCAGCAAGATGACAGTCTGCGCCAACGCTATATCGCCCTGACTTTCCGCGAAGAGCAGCACAATGTTTTGAGTCTGGATTTATTTTGGCGCAATTGCCTGCAAGCCCTGGCCGAAGCGCGCGAAGATGAAGGCGCCGATGATGCAGAAATGCGCGAGCTGGACGCCATGTGGGATCGTTTTCCGCCGCGCCGTCTGAAACGGGAAGAGCAGGATGGCGAACCCGCCTGGCAAGCTTTCCGCGCCTGGTGCGAAACTCAGCAACGCCGCCCTTTGTTGCTGGTGGATAATCTGGATGCCTTATTAGCCGGCCTGCCTGAGCGCCAGCAATGGCATTTGCGCAGCCTGTTGCAGCAGGCCGGCGGCCCCTGGCTGCTGGCCGCTGCTTCACGCTACCCGGAAGAATGCCGTGATCCGAAAGCGGCGTTTCATGATTTTTTCCGCATCACCACCCTGCCGCCCTTAAGCCAGCAGGAAGTCTTGCACTGCTTGAGCGAGCTGGCCAGCCGGCGCGGTGAAAGCGGCAAAGCGGTGCAATACATCGTGGACAACGACCCGGGCCGCATCGCCGCCTTAAACACCATGTCCGGCGGCAACCCGCGCACCCTGGGCATTTTGTATTCGGTATTGGAAAACCGCATGCACGATGATGTGCTGCAACAATTACAAGCCATGCTCGACACCTTCACCGGCTGGTATCAGGCGCGCACCGAAGAGCTGCCCATGCAAACCCGCGCCGTGTTTGACGCACTGGCCCTGCATTGGAACCCGGCGACTGCCGCCACCTTGTCGGAATTAACCGGCTTGGACACCTCAACCGTCAGCAGTCATTTAAACCGCCTTGAAAAAACCGGCTATGTGGAAAGCGTGGCGCTTTCCAGCAAAAAAACCGGGCGCAATGGCTATCAAGTCAGCGAGCGTTTTTACAATATCTGGTACTTAATGCGGCATGGTTCGCGCAAAGTGAAATTGGAAGTGCAAATGCTGACCCGCTTTTTGCGCACGGTGTTCAGCGAATCTGAATTGCTGGATATGGCACGTATGCGCACCAGGCTGGGCGGGCAATCCAGCGCATTGCTGGCGTTTGCTGCGGCGATTCCGGCAGAAAAAATGCGCCAGCAATTAATTGATATGGCGAAGCAGGGTTTGGGGCCGGAAGATGCGGAATTGGATTGGAAAAATGAGTTGATGGAGATCCGGAAGAATACGCGGCCGCCACGGAGAAATAAAAAAAAGGAGATGAGGGAATATATTGACGACATGCTAAACTCAATCAATTCAGGCTTACCAGAACAAGCCTATTATACAATAAAAATAATTGAAAGCTCGCTTGATAAAAAGCTTGCTTCGATATTTTGGTTCAGCATTGGCGCAGCATTAATGCAAAAAAATAATTCGCCCGCCTGCATACATGCTTTTGAACGATGTCTAGCAAATGAATTCCCCGAACCATCATTAAATTTTCTTCTCCTCCTTGAAAAAGAAAAGGAAAAGTATTCACTCTACGACCTACTGCAACACGCACTTAACACAGCCAAAGGAGTTTTAAGAAGTAAAAGAAATGAAATCATGAACGGTTTACTTGAGAAAGTAAACAGCATAATCTCCTCACATGAACTTACATGGAATGATTTGCATTTAATTTCTGAAATCCACGAAACGATTCTCGCAGATGATGCAAATGACTTTTCCATCCTCGAAAAGAACTTACGTATCGCACTCAAGGCAGGGTTACCTGACATCATAAAATCATTGAGGAAATTATCATCAGTAGCAACCGACAAAGATTCAATTAATATTTCAATATCATATAGTTTTGTGTTTGGCGCGATTTTCCCTGATGCGTTTGATTTTGATAATTTCCAGCAAGAATTTAGCAGAAATAATTTCACCGAGGAACTGTGGAACGTTCAAAAAAGCCTAAAACTATATCATAGTAGCAAAGGAAAATCTGAAGAAGCATTCCTACTTTGGGAGCGCCATTTGCGAGACACCCCTTTTGTCATGACATATCCAGCCATCGCAATCATTTACCACCAGGAAGCTTGGCTGTTGGAGCAACTCGAACAAAACGGCTCTACAGAATTGCAAACCATTGCAATCGCACTGAAGGCTCACATGGAAGGAGAATATGTTTTACTACAACTAAACCCCGAACTGCGTGAAGTGTGCAATGAATTACGAAAAGATTTAAAAATTTTGATCGCCCCCTATCACGCCAGGCAGCATTATTTAAAACTGCAAGCCGAAAATACCGGCCTGTAG